GGGGACGCTGGGGTTCGGTGGTTCGTGATGGGGGACGACGACACCGTCTTCTTTGTGGACAACCTGGTGGCCATGCTGGGGAAGTACGACCACGAGGAGATGTACTACGTGGGCGCGCCGTCGGAGAGCGTGGAGCAGGACGTGATGCACTCGTACGGCTTGGCGTTCGGCGGCGGAGGGTTCGCGGTGAGCGCCCCAGCAGCGGCCGAGCTAGCCCGAGCCCTCGACGGGTGTCTCGACCGCTACGCCCAATTGTACGGCAGCGATCAGCGGGTGCACTCCTGCTTGAGCGAGCTCGGCGTGCCTCTCACTCGCGAGCCCGGATTCCACCAAGTAagcttcctcctcctctcgtAATTAAAATTGCTtactcatatatatacatatatatacatacatatatttatatatatactcgTACTCTACTCTTCTTGTGTTCACAAGAAAACGGAAAAAATCAAACAAGCAATGCAGAAAAAATgttctaaatttatttttaaaaagattTATTAGTTTATTGGAGAAAAACAAGGTGGTGCTGATGTCAGAGATTGTCTAAGCAATTGGTGTGGAAATGCCTTGAACTCAAAGGAGTCTCAGTCATGGTCCTCTTCAATTATTGTACAATTCCAGTTGTGACGATCCCACCAGTGGAACAGAGAAGCTTCGGACCCCAAAGAGTGGATGGAGGATATCCGTAGATTTGTGGGTCGGAATAGCATTTGCCCCACGTATGTTTACCTTTACGTATCCAACTAAAAGTCTAATCTAAACCACGTGTTTGCTCCGAAATCACAGGCCGTCAGCCTCAGATGAGTCCATAAAGCAAACGTGGTGGTCCTCTAGCTCGATTCCTGCTATATAGACTTGTTTATTTGGATGCTCTACAATGCCTCGTGGTGTGTGATAACAACAAAAACATGGTCGCTCGTTGTCGCGTGACTGCAGCTGGACATCCGAGGCGACGCGTACGGGTTGCTGGCGGCGCACCCGGTGGCGCCGCTGGTGTCGCTGCACCACCTGGACTACCTAGCGCCCATCACGCCGCGCGGGGGCGACCGGCTCGGTGCCCTGCGCACGCTCATGGACGCGGCCCGCTGCGACCCCGCACGCATCCTGCAGCAGTGCTTCTGCTACGAGGCCCACAGAGGCTTCGCATGGTCCGTCTCCGTTTCCTGGGGATACACCGTGCAGCTGTACCCGCGGGTCTTGGCGGCCAATGGCATGGAGGTCCCGCTCCGCACCTTCAAGACCTGGAGGAGCTTCGGCGATGGGCCATTCACGTTCAACACCCGCCAGGTGGCGCCGGACCGGCCCTGCGATCGCCCGCTGCTCTACTTCCTCAGCAGCGTGAAGAAGAAGAACGGGCAAGACGGGAGTGGAAGCACGATGTCGGAGTACTCCCGATACCGAGAGAAGGAGGACGGGCGGTGCAAACGCCTCCCTGGTTATGGTGCGGCCTTGAAGGTGGAAACCGCCAAGGTGTTCGC
The window above is part of the Musa acuminata AAA Group cultivar baxijiao chromosome BXJ2-6, Cavendish_Baxijiao_AAA, whole genome shotgun sequence genome. Proteins encoded here:
- the LOC135615297 gene encoding uncharacterized protein LOC135615297; the encoded protein is MLQGWKKYLFHSKEGGDGGGGGVRWGRISASVCFLVLLSLAFVCFSAFYSGDYGWSAATANIGLGPAAEAAAAVADPSPTNLSHIVFGIGGSARTWSRRRGYSELWWRPGVTRGHVWLDKAPPEGAWPAMSPPYRVSANASRFRERASASRIARIVAESQRLHAGDAGVRWFVMGDDDTVFFVDNLVAMLGKYDHEEMYYVGAPSESVEQDVMHSYGLAFGGGGFAVSAPAAAELARALDGCLDRYAQLYGSDQRVHSCLSELGVPLTREPGFHQLDIRGDAYGLLAAHPVAPLVSLHHLDYLAPITPRGGDRLGALRTLMDAARCDPARILQQCFCYEAHRGFAWSVSVSWGYTVQLYPRVLAANGMEVPLRTFKTWRSFGDGPFTFNTRQVAPDRPCDRPLLYFLSSVKKKNGQDGSGSTMSEYSRYREKEDGRCKRLPGYGAALKVETAKVFAPKMDPAAWRRAPRRQCCRTRRSWWGRTLEVRIRNCRPGEITSPPQV